The Devosia sp. MC521 genome has a segment encoding these proteins:
- a CDS encoding TetR/AcrR family transcriptional regulator has product MDHKDSQADPTGAVTRKSIGARRNPASQEAILDAAEAVLKEGGVAGFSIEAVAKKARAGKPTIYRWWPNRTALMLDVYRRFKNERPFPDTGSLRADLVAFLDNQLLGFWHNSLAATVYRALIAEAQTDQAAADALYAYQEGRKAVVIEIIEKAKLRGECAPEVNSELIVDLIVSYAWHQLLLGRVEAAMGTIEAVVDSVLRGALNSTTR; this is encoded by the coding sequence ATGGACCACAAAGACTCTCAAGCTGACCCCACCGGCGCTGTGACGCGAAAATCAATCGGCGCGCGCCGCAATCCGGCGAGCCAAGAAGCCATTCTGGATGCGGCGGAAGCCGTGCTAAAAGAAGGCGGCGTGGCTGGGTTTTCGATTGAAGCGGTCGCTAAAAAGGCCCGTGCTGGTAAGCCAACCATCTATCGCTGGTGGCCAAACAGGACCGCGCTAATGCTCGACGTCTACCGGCGGTTTAAAAACGAACGCCCGTTTCCCGACACGGGTAGCTTGCGCGCGGACCTTGTCGCATTCCTCGACAATCAGCTGCTCGGGTTCTGGCACAACAGCCTCGCCGCCACGGTCTATCGCGCGCTGATTGCCGAGGCGCAGACCGATCAAGCGGCGGCCGATGCGCTTTATGCGTATCAGGAAGGCCGCAAAGCTGTGGTTATTGAAATCATCGAAAAGGCCAAGCTGCGTGGGGAGTGCGCGCCCGAGGTCAATTCCGAGTTGATCGTTGATCTCATCGTCTCCTACGCCTGGCACCAGCTTTTGCTTGGGCGGGTCGAGGCGGCCATGGGGACAATCGAGGCCGTCGTCGATAGCGTGCTGCGCGGCGCGTTGAACAGCACCACAAGATAA